A genomic stretch from Lathyrus oleraceus cultivar Zhongwan6 chromosome 2, CAAS_Psat_ZW6_1.0, whole genome shotgun sequence includes:
- the LOC127120176 gene encoding uncharacterized protein LOC127120176 isoform X2, which translates to MVSPTPSSYLTPTQKYAAGALFGLALHQAQLHQTHPLGLSTDEFPSSSSSTTRAVFEDPELWVHHTSGLLRPIFIFLDIDSGAWSGLEETSGSSLASSHVGPFLRLLSEEFDNDNSQRLDQELALSEAVEAMVLSLENKSESSKSKREKLREYEHQCREKFSTADVQPNSEKVDTHLETQQEEDTLFFECEGPQGSSNSYTDEGPVEEVMMLSYQRKMTVLYQLLAACLSDIGEKNTKYTRRRKGYDARHRVALRLLATWLNIKWTKMEAIEMIVSSSAMAILKEQILNKETQSKESSWAKWKRGGIIGAAALTGGTLMAITGGLAAPAIAAGLGALAPTLGTLIPVIGAGGFAAAASAAGTVVGSVAVAASFGAAGAGLTGTKMARRVGSVDEFEFRAIGDNHNQGILGVEILVSGFVFEEDDFVRPWEGQNDNLERYALQWESKNLMAVSTAIQDWLTSRLAMELMRQGAMLTVMSALLTALAWPAALLSATDFIDSTWSIAIDRSDKAGILLAEVLLGGLQGNRPVTLIGYSLGARVIFKCLECLAETENHAELVERVVLLGAPIAIKDVNWEAARKMVAGRFINAYSRTDWMLGVAFRASLLSQGLAGIQPIDIPGIQNVDVTDHIEGHSSYLWATQHILDKLELETYYPVYNSILPKE; encoded by the exons ATGGTGTCGCCAACGCCGTCGTCGTATCTTACGCCGACGCAGAAGTACGCAGCCGGAGCCTTATTTGGCCTGGCTCTACATCAAGCGCAACTTCACCAGACTCATCCGTTAGGTCTATCAACCGACGAATTTCCTTCTTCGAGTAGTTCCACTACCCGTGCGGTTTTCGAAGATCCCGAGCTTTGGGTCCACCACACCTCCGGTTTGCTTCGCCCTATTTTCAT ATTTCTAGATATTGATTCTGGAGCATGGTCTGGACTTGAGGAAACTTCTGGATCTTCTTTGGCTAGTAGTCATGTGGGACCA TTCTTGAGACTATTGTCAGAAGAATTTGATAATGATAATTCTCAAAGGTTAGATCAAGAACTTGCTTTATCGGAAGCAGTTGAAGCAATGGTTCTTAGCTTGGAAAACAAGTCAGAGTCTTCAAAGTCAAAAAGAGAGAAGTTGCGTGAATACGAGCATCAATGTCGTGAGAAGTTTTCAACTGCTGATGTTCAACCAAACTCTGAGAAGGTAGACACGCATTTGGAAACTCAGCAAGAGGAAGATACTCTTTTCTTTGAATGTGAAGGTCCACAGGGGTCTTCTAATAGTTATACTGATGAAGGTCCAGTTGAAGAGGTAATGATGCTCAGCTATCAGAGGAAAATGACAGTTCTCTATCAACTTCTCGCTGCTTGTTTGTCAGATATAGGTGAGAAAAACACAAAATATACTCGGAGAAGAAAGGGGTACGATGCTCGACATCGTGTGGCTTTACGGTTGCTTGCAACTTGGCTCAATATCAAGTGGACAAAAATG GAGGCCATTGAGATGATAGTTTCTAGTTCTGCAATGGCTATCCTTAAAGAGCAAATATTAAATAAAGAAACTCAATCAAAAGAAAGCAGCTGGGCTAAATGGAAGCGGGGTGGTATTATTGGCGCTGCAGCATTAACAGGGGGAACTTTGATGGCTATTACCGGTG GATTAGCTGCCCCGGCAATTGCTGCAGGACTTGGTGCTTTAGCTCCAACTTTAGGTACTTTGATCCCTGTAATCGGAGCAGGTGGATTTGCAGCAGCTGCTAGTGCTGCAGGAACTGTTGTTGGTTCTGTTGCTGTTGCCGCCTCATTTGGAG CTGCTGGAGCAGGACTTACTGGAACCAAAATGGCTAGGAGAGTTGGGAGTGTTGACGAATTTGAATTCAGAGCGATAGGAGACAATCATAACCAAGGC ATTCTGGGGGTTGAGATATTGGTCTCCGGATTTGTCTTTGAGGAAGATGATTTTGTAAGGCCATGGGAAGGGCAGAATGACAATTTGGAGAG GTATGCACTGCAGTGGGAATCCAAGAATCTAATGGCCGTGAGCACTGCAATCCAGGATTGGCTAACTTCAA GACTTGCGATGGAGTTGATGAGGCAAGGGGCAATGCTGACTGTCATGAGTGCACTTTTAACTGCATTGGCTTGGCCAGCTGCATTGCTTTCAGCTACTGATTTCATAGACAGCACCTGGTCGATTGCTATTGACAG ATCAGACAAGGCAGGGATACTGCTTGCTGAAGTATTATTAGGAGGATTGCAAGGAAATAG GCCTGTGACACTTATAGGTTACTCACTTGGAGCAAGAGTTATTTTCAAATGTTTAGAGTGTTTGGCTGAAACAGAAAACCACG CTGAACTTGTGGAAAGAGTTGTCCTTCTTGGAGCACCCATTGCAATAAAAGATGTGAATTGGGAAGCTGCTAGAAAG ATGGTAGCAGGAAGATTTATAAATGCTTATTCAAGGACTGACTGGATGCTTGGAGTTGCTTTCCGTGCCAG CCTACTTTCTCAAGGTTTAGCTGGGATCCAGCCAATCGATATACCTGGGATCCAAAAT GTTGACGTTACAGATCACATTGAAGGTCACTCTTCTTATTTGTGGGCTACACAGCATATCTTGGATAAACTTGAACTGGAAACTTATTATCCTGTTTATAACAGCATTCTTCCTAAAGAGTAA
- the LOC127120177 gene encoding uncharacterized protein LOC127120177, translated as MSNNNNAWWFFGQTFCVVKLLKNKMETYILSMFWKFFLSARALTAALHLLQNSSAQPLATPAAQPPATLSRSSSALHYDNIFFYTEFYLGCFMWPRQLEVASTSRATMAQQVVVDDVEEDVEDEELEEYFEEEEDLFDDDL; from the exons ATGAGTAATAATAATAATGCTTGGTGGTTTTTTGGTCAAACATTTTGTGTTGTTAAGCTCCTTAAAAACAAAATGGAAACTTATATATTAAGTATGTTTTGGAAATTCTTTCTCTCTGCTCGTGCCTTAACAGCTgctcttcatcttcttcaaaacTCAAGCGCTCAACCTCTAGCCACCCCCGCCGCTCAACCTCCAGCCACCCTCTCGCGCTCCTCCTCCGCTCTTCAT TATGACAACATCTTCTTCTACACCGAATTCTACCTCGGTTGCTTCATGTGGCCAAGGCAACTTGAAGTTGCAAGTACATCTAGGGCAACAATGGCACAACAAGTAGTGGTAGAtgatgttgaagaagatgttgaagatgaagaatTGGAGGAATattttgaagaagaagaagaccTCTTTGATGATGATCTATGA
- the LOC127120176 gene encoding uncharacterized protein LOC127120176 isoform X1 codes for MVSPTPSSYLTPTQKYAAGALFGLALHQAQLHQTHPLGLSTDEFPSSSSSTTRAVFEDPELWVHHTSGLLRPIFIFLDIDSGAWSGLEETSGSSLASSHVGPFLRLLSEEFDNDNSQRLDQELALSEAVEAMVLSLENKSESSKSKREKLREYEHQCREKFSTADVQPNSEKVDTHLETQQEEDTLFFECEGPQGSSNSYTDEGPVEEVMMLSYQRKMTVLYQLLAACLSDIGEKNTKYTRRRKGYDARHRVALRLLATWLNIKWTKMEAIEMIVSSSAMAILKEQILNKETQSKESSWAKWKRGGIIGAAALTGGTLMAITGGLAAPAIAAGLGALAPTLGTLIPVIGAGGFAAAASAAGTVVGSVAVAASFGAAGAGLTGTKMARRVGSVDEFEFRAIGDNHNQGILGVEILVSGFVFEEDDFVRPWEGQNDNLERYALQWESKNLMAVSTAIQDWLTSRLAMELMRQGAMLTVMSALLTALAWPAALLSATDFIDSTWSIAIDRSDKAGILLAEVLLGGLQGNRPVTLIGYSLGARVIFKCLECLAETENHAELVERVVLLGAPIAIKDVNWEAARKMVAGRFINAYSRTDWMLGVAFRASLLSQGLAGIQPIDIPGIQNITLKVTLLICGLHSISWINLNWKLIILFITAFFLKSKPIPISPFLF; via the exons ATGGTGTCGCCAACGCCGTCGTCGTATCTTACGCCGACGCAGAAGTACGCAGCCGGAGCCTTATTTGGCCTGGCTCTACATCAAGCGCAACTTCACCAGACTCATCCGTTAGGTCTATCAACCGACGAATTTCCTTCTTCGAGTAGTTCCACTACCCGTGCGGTTTTCGAAGATCCCGAGCTTTGGGTCCACCACACCTCCGGTTTGCTTCGCCCTATTTTCAT ATTTCTAGATATTGATTCTGGAGCATGGTCTGGACTTGAGGAAACTTCTGGATCTTCTTTGGCTAGTAGTCATGTGGGACCA TTCTTGAGACTATTGTCAGAAGAATTTGATAATGATAATTCTCAAAGGTTAGATCAAGAACTTGCTTTATCGGAAGCAGTTGAAGCAATGGTTCTTAGCTTGGAAAACAAGTCAGAGTCTTCAAAGTCAAAAAGAGAGAAGTTGCGTGAATACGAGCATCAATGTCGTGAGAAGTTTTCAACTGCTGATGTTCAACCAAACTCTGAGAAGGTAGACACGCATTTGGAAACTCAGCAAGAGGAAGATACTCTTTTCTTTGAATGTGAAGGTCCACAGGGGTCTTCTAATAGTTATACTGATGAAGGTCCAGTTGAAGAGGTAATGATGCTCAGCTATCAGAGGAAAATGACAGTTCTCTATCAACTTCTCGCTGCTTGTTTGTCAGATATAGGTGAGAAAAACACAAAATATACTCGGAGAAGAAAGGGGTACGATGCTCGACATCGTGTGGCTTTACGGTTGCTTGCAACTTGGCTCAATATCAAGTGGACAAAAATG GAGGCCATTGAGATGATAGTTTCTAGTTCTGCAATGGCTATCCTTAAAGAGCAAATATTAAATAAAGAAACTCAATCAAAAGAAAGCAGCTGGGCTAAATGGAAGCGGGGTGGTATTATTGGCGCTGCAGCATTAACAGGGGGAACTTTGATGGCTATTACCGGTG GATTAGCTGCCCCGGCAATTGCTGCAGGACTTGGTGCTTTAGCTCCAACTTTAGGTACTTTGATCCCTGTAATCGGAGCAGGTGGATTTGCAGCAGCTGCTAGTGCTGCAGGAACTGTTGTTGGTTCTGTTGCTGTTGCCGCCTCATTTGGAG CTGCTGGAGCAGGACTTACTGGAACCAAAATGGCTAGGAGAGTTGGGAGTGTTGACGAATTTGAATTCAGAGCGATAGGAGACAATCATAACCAAGGC ATTCTGGGGGTTGAGATATTGGTCTCCGGATTTGTCTTTGAGGAAGATGATTTTGTAAGGCCATGGGAAGGGCAGAATGACAATTTGGAGAG GTATGCACTGCAGTGGGAATCCAAGAATCTAATGGCCGTGAGCACTGCAATCCAGGATTGGCTAACTTCAA GACTTGCGATGGAGTTGATGAGGCAAGGGGCAATGCTGACTGTCATGAGTGCACTTTTAACTGCATTGGCTTGGCCAGCTGCATTGCTTTCAGCTACTGATTTCATAGACAGCACCTGGTCGATTGCTATTGACAG ATCAGACAAGGCAGGGATACTGCTTGCTGAAGTATTATTAGGAGGATTGCAAGGAAATAG GCCTGTGACACTTATAGGTTACTCACTTGGAGCAAGAGTTATTTTCAAATGTTTAGAGTGTTTGGCTGAAACAGAAAACCACG CTGAACTTGTGGAAAGAGTTGTCCTTCTTGGAGCACCCATTGCAATAAAAGATGTGAATTGGGAAGCTGCTAGAAAG ATGGTAGCAGGAAGATTTATAAATGCTTATTCAAGGACTGACTGGATGCTTGGAGTTGCTTTCCGTGCCAG CCTACTTTCTCAAGGTTTAGCTGGGATCCAGCCAATCGATATACCTGGGATCCAAAAT ATCACATTGAAGGTCACTCTTCTTATTTGTGGGCTACACAGCATATCTTGGATAAACTTGAACTGGAAACTTATTATCCTGTTTATAACAGCATTCTTCCTAAAGAGTAAACCCATCCCAATTTCACCGTTTCTTTTCTGA